A genomic region of Glycine max cultivar Williams 82 chromosome 15, Glycine_max_v4.0, whole genome shotgun sequence contains the following coding sequences:
- the LOC100776251 gene encoding putative oligosaccharyltransferase complex subunit CG9662 has translation MRSKSDPPVPTPSSGGFDSSSGASIDPIFHLLRVLPFSFLRPPRLRLKLPSLSLPSPNAVFALLLLTYFMVVSGIVYDIIVEPPGIGSTQDPYTGAVRPVVFMSGRVNGQYIIEGLSSGFMFVLGGVGIILLDLALDRNRAKSVKVSYASAGVSSVVLAYVMSMLFIRIKIPAYLR, from the coding sequence ATGCGATCCAAATCGGATCCCCCGGTGCCCACACCCTCCTCCGGCGGCTTCGATTCCTCCTCCGGCGCATCCATCGATCCAATCTTCCACCTCCTCCGCGTCCTCCCCTTCAGCTTCCTCCGTCCCCCTCGCCTCCGCCTGAAGCTTCCCTCCCTATCCCTCCCCTCCCCGAACGCCGTCTTCGCCCTCCTTCTTCTTACCTACTTCATGGTCGTCTCAGGCATCGTCTACGACATCATCGTCGAGCCCCCCGGCATTGGCTCCACGCAGGACCCCTACACCGGCGCCGTTCGCCCCGTCGTCTTCATGTCCGGCCGTGTCAACGGCCAGTACATTATCGAGGGCCTCTCCTCCGGCTTCATGTTCGTCCTCGGCGGCGTCGGCATCATTCTCCTCGACCTCGCCCTCGATCGCAACCGCGCGAAATCCGTCAAGGTGTCCTACGCCTCCGCCGGAGTTTCCTCCGTGGTTCTCGCCTACGTCATGAGCATGCTCTTCATCCGCATCAAGATCCCCGCGTATCTTAGATGA